Proteins from a single region of Deltaproteobacteria bacterium PRO3:
- a CDS encoding peroxiredoxin: protein MRQGFLFLAAFLIGLGAATAAELKVGAPAPDFSTVDEQGRPVSLKDFRGKAVVLYFYPKDDTPGCTVQAQSFRDHYGEFQNLETVVLGVSFDSQESHKKFKDKHGLPFPLLVDADRKIAQAYGVKGTFFASRDVIVIDADGKIAKILRSVNPSDVVGILLKDAK, encoded by the coding sequence ATGAGGCAAGGGTTTCTATTCCTGGCGGCATTTCTGATCGGCCTCGGCGCGGCGACCGCGGCCGAGCTCAAGGTGGGAGCGCCGGCCCCCGATTTCAGCACCGTCGACGAGCAGGGCAGGCCGGTCTCGCTCAAGGACTTCCGCGGCAAGGCCGTCGTCCTCTACTTCTACCCCAAGGACGACACGCCGGGCTGCACTGTCCAAGCCCAGAGCTTTCGGGATCACTACGGCGAGTTTCAAAACCTGGAGACGGTGGTGCTCGGCGTGAGTTTCGACTCCCAAGAGTCTCACAAGAAGTTCAAGGACAAGCACGGCCTGCCCTTTCCGCTCTTGGTCGACGCGGACCGCAAGATCGCCCAGGCCTACGGGGTGAAGGGGACCTTCTTCGCCTCGCGCGACGTGATCGTCATCGACGCCGACGGGAAGATCGCGAAAATCCTGCGTTCGGTGAATCCGAGCGACGTGGTGGGAATCTTACTGAAGGATGCGAAGTAA
- a CDS encoding sigma-70 family RNA polymerase sigma factor, translating to METEPTPISEEALALRVQKGDREAFNRLVQEHVGRYFRIARRILGDSGEAEDIVQTAYLKFWQAPSKWNADLGWKFSTWFYRVVVNLCLDLKRRRRETPTEAPPEASAEAGTEDALIHRERQRRLVAWLEELPERQRSALQLCFYEGLSNEEAAQVMGLKLKALQSLLMRAKAQLREKVLAASGEKAS from the coding sequence ATGGAGACCGAGCCCACCCCAATTTCCGAAGAGGCCCTGGCCCTGCGCGTGCAAAAGGGAGACCGCGAGGCCTTCAACCGGCTGGTGCAGGAGCATGTCGGCCGCTACTTCCGAATCGCCCGGCGCATTCTGGGCGATTCCGGCGAGGCCGAAGACATCGTGCAAACGGCCTATCTCAAATTTTGGCAGGCGCCGTCCAAATGGAACGCCGACTTGGGGTGGAAATTTTCCACCTGGTTCTACCGCGTCGTCGTCAACCTCTGCCTCGACCTGAAACGGCGGCGCAGGGAAACTCCGACCGAGGCGCCTCCCGAGGCTTCGGCGGAGGCCGGGACGGAAGATGCGCTGATCCATCGGGAGCGGCAGCGGCGGCTCGTCGCTTGGCTCGAGGAGCTGCCCGAGCGGCAGCGCAGCGCCCTGCAGCTCTGTTTTTACGAAGGCCTCAGCAACGAGGAGGCGGCCCAGGTGATGGGACTGAAGCTGAAGGCCTTGCAGTCGCTGTTGATGCGCGCCAAGGCGCAGCTGCGGGAGAAGGTCCTGGCGGCCTCCGGGGAGAAAGCGTCATGA
- a CDS encoding DUF3379 domain-containing protein, with translation MKPKVFQECLDLYGADLERWPADRRSEAQAALHESEDLRRLLEQERRFEAQLAQDLPATPPGLAQRILAAAAVTRQEPGPREAQAAPLARFREFLRPKPALILAGLLALGFLLGAFEAERGRTAAATDLASLYNHGEASWTSDLNPSY, from the coding sequence ATGAAGCCAAAAGTTTTCCAAGAATGTCTGGATCTCTACGGCGCCGACCTGGAGCGTTGGCCGGCCGACCGGCGCAGTGAGGCGCAGGCGGCCCTGCATGAGTCCGAGGACTTGCGTCGCCTGCTGGAGCAAGAACGCCGCTTCGAGGCCCAGCTCGCCCAAGACCTCCCCGCGACCCCGCCCGGCCTCGCCCAGCGCATCTTGGCGGCCGCCGCAGTGACGCGGCAGGAGCCGGGCCCGCGCGAGGCCCAAGCCGCGCCCCTCGCCCGGTTCCGCGAATTTTTACGGCCGAAACCCGCCCTGATCCTGGCCGGCCTGCTGGCCCTGGGATTTCTGTTGGGCGCCTTCGAAGCGGAGCGCGGCCGCACGGCCGCGGCGACCGACTTGGCCTCCCTTTACAACCATGGAGAAGCGTCATGGACAAGCGACCTAAACCCCTCTTACTGA
- a CDS encoding periplasmic heavy metal sensor → MDKRPKPLLLISLALNLVLLGGLAGYYWQSCEASRRGFKPPPQLAQQLSPEKRKLFDQAMRSLGEKNREHAREIEKAREEIREVLTAKDFDAQAFAQKSEELHRLHGQMKAELDRTLESLARQFTQEERRLLADLLRPPPPGGAPGGPPPGPPPGGGPGHHPGPPKGFPPPGPPATP, encoded by the coding sequence ATGGACAAGCGACCTAAACCCCTCTTACTGATTTCCCTGGCCTTGAACCTCGTCTTGCTCGGAGGTCTGGCGGGCTATTACTGGCAAAGCTGCGAGGCCTCGCGGCGCGGCTTCAAGCCCCCGCCCCAGTTGGCGCAGCAACTGAGCCCGGAGAAGCGGAAGCTCTTCGACCAAGCGATGCGGTCGCTGGGAGAGAAAAACCGCGAACACGCCCGCGAGATCGAGAAGGCAAGGGAAGAGATCCGCGAGGTCCTGACCGCCAAGGATTTCGACGCCCAGGCCTTCGCGCAAAAGTCCGAGGAGCTCCACCGGCTGCACGGCCAAATGAAGGCCGAGCTGGACAGGACTCTCGAGTCTCTGGCCCGGCAATTCACGCAAGAGGAGCGCCGGCTCTTGGCGGACCTCCTGCGTCCGCCCCCGCCGGGAGGCGCGCCAGGCGGCCCTCCGCCAGGACCGCCTCCGGGCGGAGGACCGGGACACCACCCCGGTCCACCGAAGGGATTTCCTCCGCCGGGCCCGCCAGCGACGCCCTGA
- a CDS encoding DNA topoisomerase VI subunit B yields the protein MAKTQTITSASSAEYFSKNLQQVGFSSYTKAALTTIKEAVDNSLDACEEAGILPEVFVLIEKVGEGTAKNADSIRIRVEDNGPGLEPDDVVKVFGEYLASSKFGRGRCSRGQQGIGISAVTTWAQLTSARGATVVTKTAKMRKAVQCVVEVDIKHNKGTLKSKEAVDWDRDHGLACEFVIDARIQLNGEGGLLAYLTGTTLVNPHLTLRYKILDQEEVTVPRVTEEMPQIPDATAPHPHTMKLGEFIAHSHLFGRVSIGAWLKKGFSRISDGVLAEMRKEGLPQSLIDLSVDKASEEQFKKVFAALQKAKLMAPSTSSVLSIGESGLAKSIQRVGQVDFFSVVSRKPAICDFKPVLVETAIARLLDKPSEDEPVTLLRFANRVPLQFDKAACAITQATVSVNWRAYGLNQPKNSLPQGPYIIAVSVVSPFIKFKNASKETIDASDELVEEIRRTLIQAGQRLSKHIRREVKEADLEKKRQHIEMFAPILVDGACRITKSPKERRIKALDGLAKILGRDAALAEQELAVAIEHAEEAVLKMGQVAGILPASGEGETAEAPPQAPAKETKKKRPVKTKAAKERKK from the coding sequence ATGGCCAAGACCCAGACCATCACTTCGGCGAGCAGCGCCGAATATTTTTCCAAAAACCTCCAGCAGGTCGGCTTCTCCTCCTACACGAAGGCCGCGCTGACCACGATCAAGGAGGCCGTCGACAACTCGCTGGACGCCTGCGAGGAGGCCGGCATCCTCCCCGAGGTCTTCGTCCTGATCGAGAAGGTCGGCGAGGGCACGGCCAAGAACGCCGACTCGATCCGCATCCGCGTCGAGGACAACGGCCCCGGCCTCGAGCCCGACGACGTCGTCAAGGTCTTCGGCGAGTACCTGGCCAGCTCGAAGTTCGGGCGCGGCCGCTGCAGCCGCGGCCAGCAGGGCATCGGCATCTCGGCCGTCACCACCTGGGCCCAGCTGACCAGCGCGCGGGGGGCGACGGTCGTCACCAAGACCGCCAAGATGCGCAAGGCGGTGCAATGCGTCGTCGAGGTCGACATCAAGCACAACAAGGGCACGCTCAAGTCGAAGGAAGCGGTCGACTGGGACCGCGACCACGGCCTGGCCTGCGAGTTCGTCATCGACGCCCGCATCCAGCTCAACGGCGAGGGCGGCCTGCTCGCCTACCTCACCGGCACGACCCTGGTGAACCCCCACCTGACCCTGCGCTACAAGATCCTGGACCAAGAAGAAGTCACGGTGCCCCGCGTCACCGAGGAAATGCCGCAGATCCCCGACGCCACCGCCCCCCACCCGCACACCATGAAGCTGGGGGAGTTCATCGCCCACTCCCACCTCTTCGGCCGCGTCTCGATCGGCGCCTGGCTTAAAAAAGGTTTCTCCCGCATCAGCGACGGGGTCCTGGCCGAAATGAGGAAAGAAGGCCTGCCGCAGTCGCTCATCGACCTGAGCGTCGACAAGGCCTCGGAGGAGCAATTCAAAAAAGTCTTCGCCGCCCTGCAAAAGGCCAAGCTGATGGCGCCCTCGACCAGTTCGGTCTTGAGCATCGGCGAGTCGGGACTGGCCAAGAGCATCCAGCGGGTCGGGCAGGTCGACTTCTTCTCGGTCGTCTCCCGCAAGCCGGCGATCTGCGACTTCAAGCCGGTCTTGGTCGAAACTGCGATCGCCCGCCTGCTGGACAAGCCGTCCGAGGACGAGCCCGTCACGCTGCTGCGCTTCGCCAACCGCGTGCCCTTGCAGTTCGACAAGGCCGCCTGCGCCATCACCCAGGCGACGGTCTCGGTCAACTGGCGCGCCTACGGGCTCAACCAGCCGAAGAACAGCCTGCCGCAGGGGCCCTACATCATCGCGGTCAGCGTCGTCTCGCCCTTCATCAAGTTCAAGAACGCCTCCAAAGAGACCATCGACGCCAGCGACGAGCTGGTCGAGGAGATCCGCCGCACCCTGATCCAGGCCGGCCAGCGCCTCTCCAAGCATATCCGTCGCGAGGTCAAGGAGGCCGACCTCGAGAAGAAGCGGCAGCACATCGAGATGTTCGCCCCCATCCTGGTCGACGGCGCCTGCCGCATCACCAAGTCGCCCAAGGAGCGTCGGATCAAGGCCCTCGACGGCCTGGCCAAGATCCTCGGCCGCGACGCCGCCCTGGCCGAGCAGGAATTGGCCGTCGCCATCGAGCACGCCGAGGAGGCCGTGCTAAAGATGGGCCAAGTCGCCGGCATCCTCCCCGCCTCGGGAGAGGGCGAGACCGCCGAGGCCCCGCCCCAGGCGCCCGCGAAGGAAACCAAGAAAAAGCGCCCGGTCAAAACCAAGGCCGCCAAGGAGAGGAAAAAGTAA